A region of Sugiyamaella lignohabitans strain CBS 10342 chromosome A, complete sequence DNA encodes the following proteins:
- the MID1 gene encoding Mid1p (N-glycosylated integral membrane protein of the ER and plasma membrane; functions as a stretch-activated Ca2+-permeable cation channel required for Ca2+ influx stimulated by pheromone; interacts with Cch1p; forms an oligomer; GO_component: GO:0005783 - endoplasmic reticulum [Evidence IEA,IEA]; GO_component: GO:0005783 - endoplasmic reticulum [Evidence IDA] [PMID 14729456]; GO_component: GO:0016021 - integral component of membrane [Evidence IEA]; GO_component: GO:0016020 - membrane [Evidence IEA,IEA]; GO_component: GO:0005886 - plasma membrane [Evidence IEA,IEA]; GO_component: GO:0005886 - plasma membrane [Evidence IDA] [PMID 10958666]; GO_function: GO:0005262 - calcium channel activity [Evidence IEA]; GO_function: GO:0005262 - calcium channel activity [Evidence IMP] [PMID 10958666]; GO_function: GO:0005262 - calcium channel activity [Evidence IMP] [PMID 9343395]; GO_function: GO:0015275 - stretch-activated, cation-selective, calcium channel activity [Evidence IDA] [PMID 10436155]; GO_process: GO:0070588 - calcium ion transmembrane transport [Evidence IEA]; GO_process: GO:0006816 - calcium ion transport [Evidence IEA]; GO_process: GO:0006816 - calcium ion transport [Evidence IDA] [PMID 10958666]; GO_process: GO:0006811 - ion transport [Evidence IEA]; GO_process: GO:0006810 - transport [Evidence IEA]), whose amino-acid sequence MKSFTICFLWFLTLIPLICAQWIKQEGLLLPNSFLEVASENGEVDPSEPPDMHLDIYDRADHVLSTSQSSSTVVSSSSVIEQDPVTTTMTIPTSGATPIIDSTPIRFTINPGDVHTYELSGINPSAKALFISLNVCNEPFQSVPFDLPQNKTRLTLFATDTNMTDAPMSQIETELGYASIILRDLQSSTSVIEIAGPKLPSGLKSSSWTYEVIASTKALQSDFSFTSNLYLVDTDFANALFITNNFTTSNNVPTENISDFGIYVYQFSNSSNAGDIRRLSQSFCAVNTEGALIDQDNAQMSNTTRGYGNTMKGQIFVSGLNKSETYLAFLTKPSERLVYQAVNFTTKSDTNCQVIFDLDFCSGVAFAVPGNASAFTTETLREFYDDMALNRYGNFSKSLQNIPCNASAETQYSIMRGCDDCANSYKQWLCAITIPRCTDWSNQQSFLFPRPVGQSRNPEINEVIKPGKYKEILPCADLCYSIVQDCSPDFGFFCPKAGRGLEFSYGQRSPNGDISCSYPGAAYIPSTASTGRTISMELILFATLLWIL is encoded by the coding sequence atgaaatcatTTACGATATGTTTCCTATGGTTTTTAACGCTGATTCCTCTCATTTGTGCGCAGTGGATTAAACAAGAAGGGCTTTTATTACCCAATTCGTTTTTAGAGGTTGCCTCGGAAAATGGTGAAGTAGACCCTAGCGAGCCGCCAGATATGCATCTGGATATATATGACCGAGCTGATCACGTTCTGTCGACTTCTCAATCTTCATCAACTGTAGTATCATCATCTAGTGTCATTGAACAGGATCCTGTGACTACGACAATGACAATACCTACGTCTGGAGCTACCCCAATAATTGATTCAACCCCGATTAGGTTCACTATCAATCCTGGTGATGTGCATACCTACGAACTGTCGGGGATTAATCCTTCTGCAAAGGCTCTTTTCATATCTTTGAATGTTTGTAATGAGCCATTTCAGTCTGTTCCTTTTGACCTGCCTCAAAACAAAACTCGTTTGACTTTGTTTGCTACTGACACTAATATGACAGATGCTCCGATGTCGCAGATCGAGACAGAACTTGGATATGCAAGTATCATTCTTCGAGATTTGCAAAGTTCTACGTCAGTAATCGAAATAGCTGGTCCTAAACTTCCGAGTGGTTTGAAAAGTAGCTCTTGGACTTATGAAGTTATTGCATCCACGAAAGCACTACAAAGTGATTTTTCATTCACTTCAAATCTCTATCTCGTTGACACCGATTTTGCAAATGccttatttattaccaaCAATTTCACAACTAGTAACAATGTTCCTACAGAAAATATTTCCGATTTTGGAATCTACGTTTACCAATTTTCTAATTCATCTAATGCTGGAGATATCAGAAGACTGTCACAATCTTTCTGCGCTGTTAACACAGAAGGTGCCTTAATTGACCAAGACAATGCACAAATGTCCAACACAACTCGTGGCTATGGAAACACGATGAAGGGTCAGATTTTTGTGAGTGGTCTTAATAAATCGGAAACCTATCTTGCATTTCTCACAAAGCCTAGTGAGCGCTTGGTATACCAAGCTGTAAATTTTACAACAAAATCTGATACAAACTGCCAAGTTATATTTGatcttgatttttgttCAGGAGTAGCATTTGCAGTGCCTGGAAATGCCAGTGCTTTCACCACAGAGACTCTGCGAGAGTTCTATGATGATATGGCACTGAACAGATATGGAAATTTCAGCAAGTCGCTGCAGAATATTCCTTGCAATGCAAGTGCTGAAACCCAATATTCAATAATGAGAGGTTGTGATGACTGTGCAAACTCCTATAAACAGTGGCTTTGTGCAATAACAATACCTCGTTGCACAGATTGGTCGAATCAGCAAAGCTTCTTATTCCCCCGTCCAGTGGGTCAATCACGGAATCCGGAGATCAATGAGGTCATAAAGCCGGGAAAATACAAGGAGATACTACCTTGTGCCGACTTATGTTATAGCATTGTTCAAGACTGCTCACCAGATTTCGGATTTTTCTGCCCCAAAGCAGGACGTGGATTAGAGTTCTCGTACGGTCAGCGGAGTCCAAATGGAGATATTAGTTGTAGTTATCCAGGTGCTGCTTATATTCCCAGCACTGCTTCTACCGGTAGAACTATATCCATGGAGTTGATTCTATTCGCTACCTTGCTGTGGATTCTTTAA